A genome region from Microbacterium terricola includes the following:
- a CDS encoding aldo/keto reductase family protein gives MKHRHLGASGLKISEITYGNWLTHGSQVENEAAMACVHAALDAGITTFDTADMYANTKAEVVLGDALRGQRRESLEIFTKAYYPVGPLGPNDSGLSRKHLMESIDGSLRRLGTDYVDLYQAHRWDNATPLEETMVAFADIVRSGKALYIGVSEWTADQLRAGAALAKELRIPFVSNQPQYSALWRIIESDVVPVSRELGISQIVWSPVAQGVLTGKYRPGHAAPAGSRATDGNGGAEMISRFMRDDVLERVQRLRPIADELGLSMAQLAVSWVLQNDNVASALIGASRPEQVHENVRASGVIIPPELMSRIDDCLGDVVERDPAKTVEESPVR, from the coding sequence ATGAAGCACCGTCACCTCGGCGCATCCGGACTGAAGATCTCGGAGATCACGTACGGCAACTGGCTCACACATGGCTCCCAGGTCGAGAACGAAGCCGCGATGGCGTGCGTGCATGCCGCCCTCGACGCCGGAATCACCACCTTCGACACCGCCGACATGTATGCGAACACCAAGGCGGAGGTGGTGCTGGGCGACGCGCTGCGCGGCCAGCGCAGGGAGTCGCTGGAGATCTTCACGAAGGCTTATTACCCGGTCGGCCCACTGGGGCCGAACGACTCCGGGTTGTCCCGCAAACACCTCATGGAGTCGATCGACGGATCCCTGCGCCGCCTAGGCACGGACTACGTCGACCTCTACCAGGCGCACCGATGGGACAACGCCACGCCGCTCGAGGAGACCATGGTTGCGTTCGCCGACATCGTGCGCTCCGGCAAGGCGCTCTACATCGGAGTCAGCGAGTGGACGGCCGACCAGCTCCGGGCAGGAGCCGCGCTGGCCAAAGAACTCCGCATCCCGTTCGTCTCCAACCAGCCGCAGTACTCGGCCCTGTGGCGAATCATCGAGTCCGACGTTGTGCCCGTGTCTCGGGAGCTCGGCATCTCGCAGATCGTCTGGTCGCCGGTTGCCCAAGGCGTCCTTACTGGCAAGTACCGACCGGGACACGCAGCCCCGGCCGGCAGCCGTGCCACCGACGGCAACGGGGGCGCCGAGATGATTTCTCGGTTCATGCGGGATGACGTCCTCGAACGAGTCCAACGGTTGCGGCCCATCGCCGACGAACTCGGGCTGTCCATGGCGCAGTTGGCGGTTTCGTGGGTGCTGCAGAACGACAATGTCGCCTCTGCGCTCATCGGCGCGTCGCGACCGGAGCAGGTGCATGAGAACGTCCGTGCGTCGGGGGTCATCATCCCGCCCGAGCTGATGTCACGGATCGACGACTGCCTTGGAGACGTCGTCGAGCGAGACCCCGCCAAGACCGTCGAAGAATCGCCCGTCAGGTAG
- a CDS encoding family 78 glycoside hydrolase catalytic domain, with protein MDSMTANLHPLRDARLIGAAVDRDTAPRLRGLVALEQDRADIVSATLAVTAHGVYEAFIDGESVTESVLNPGWTAYEWRLAYQSFDVTNALAQGRGNVVALSFVVGNGWYRGDLGFARANANYGEEIGVAGALEITYRDGETQRVVTAGDWEAEASETTRNSLYNGQTIDARLRRTRRPVATTSVALDTSTVVAQTAPLIVRNEVLTPTRVWKAPSGRTLVDFGQNLVGWVRFTTQGQAGAQIRIRHAEVLEHDELGVRPLRGAEATDVFVLSGEVDTFEPTLTFHGFRYIEIDGWPDELTSTALEAVVVHSDMRRTGRFACSDPLVNQLIHNSVWGQKGNFLSVPTDCPQRDERLGWTGDIAAYAASAAFQFDTADFLDGWLRDLRAETEHSEGGFVPLTVPDVLKYANFPDGFTLPWHRATAVWGDAAVWVPQALWTAYGDLEQLAEHYPAMTMHLHSIAQDVSRDGLWTGGQQLGDWLDPDAPPEDPGAAKADPAVVATACLYRSASFAAEAARQLGKSDDEEHWSALAERTQSAFTQHYVDETGWIQSDCATVYALAIAFGLLDGTTRKLAGDRLAELVVQSDYRVTTGFAGTPFVTWALSLTGHVDEAYRLLLERECPSWLYSVTMGATTIWERWDSMLPDGSINAGEMTSFNHYALGAVADWIYQVVGGIRPAAPGYARVRIEPQPGPGIDWVETSYDSIHGTINCAWKVVADTFELAVSIPEGIPADVILPDGRVLEVVGGSHDFRSAFAATEVSR; from the coding sequence ATGGACAGTATGACAGCGAACCTTCACCCGCTTCGGGATGCCCGACTCATCGGAGCCGCCGTCGACAGGGACACCGCACCGCGTCTACGCGGGCTCGTCGCGCTCGAGCAGGATCGAGCCGACATCGTGTCTGCGACACTCGCAGTCACCGCGCACGGCGTCTACGAGGCTTTCATCGACGGTGAGTCGGTGACGGAGTCGGTGCTCAATCCGGGATGGACCGCGTACGAGTGGAGGCTCGCGTACCAGTCCTTCGACGTCACCAACGCGCTCGCCCAGGGTCGCGGCAACGTCGTGGCGCTCTCGTTCGTCGTGGGCAACGGTTGGTACCGGGGTGACCTCGGGTTCGCGCGAGCGAACGCGAACTACGGCGAGGAGATCGGCGTCGCCGGAGCGCTCGAAATCACGTATCGCGACGGCGAAACGCAGCGCGTCGTCACCGCCGGCGACTGGGAGGCGGAAGCGTCGGAGACCACCCGCAACTCGCTCTACAACGGGCAGACCATCGACGCCCGACTCCGCCGGACCCGACGCCCGGTCGCGACCACAAGCGTTGCCCTGGACACGAGCACGGTGGTCGCGCAGACTGCACCACTCATCGTTCGCAACGAGGTACTGACCCCGACCCGGGTGTGGAAGGCGCCCTCAGGGCGCACCCTCGTCGATTTCGGCCAGAACCTCGTCGGCTGGGTCCGCTTCACCACACAGGGCCAGGCAGGCGCTCAGATCCGGATCCGCCACGCGGAGGTGCTCGAGCACGACGAGCTCGGAGTCAGGCCGCTTCGCGGTGCCGAAGCAACCGACGTGTTCGTCCTTTCCGGGGAAGTTGACACCTTTGAGCCGACGCTCACGTTCCATGGCTTCCGCTACATAGAGATCGACGGCTGGCCTGACGAGTTGACATCTACCGCCCTCGAAGCGGTCGTCGTGCACTCCGACATGCGCCGCACCGGTCGGTTCGCCTGCTCCGACCCGTTGGTCAACCAGCTGATCCACAACTCGGTCTGGGGGCAGAAGGGAAACTTCCTGAGCGTGCCCACCGACTGCCCGCAGCGCGACGAGCGCCTGGGCTGGACCGGCGACATCGCCGCGTATGCGGCCTCGGCCGCCTTCCAGTTCGACACGGCCGACTTCCTCGACGGCTGGCTGCGGGATCTCCGCGCCGAAACGGAGCACAGCGAGGGTGGCTTCGTCCCTCTCACGGTCCCCGATGTCCTCAAGTACGCGAACTTCCCCGACGGCTTCACGCTCCCGTGGCACCGCGCCACCGCAGTTTGGGGGGATGCCGCTGTTTGGGTACCGCAGGCACTTTGGACCGCCTACGGCGACCTGGAGCAACTCGCAGAGCACTATCCCGCGATGACCATGCATCTGCACTCGATCGCGCAGGATGTGTCCCGTGACGGGCTCTGGACGGGCGGGCAACAGCTCGGTGACTGGCTCGACCCCGACGCACCACCGGAGGACCCCGGCGCGGCTAAGGCGGATCCGGCAGTCGTGGCCACCGCGTGCCTGTACCGATCGGCCTCCTTCGCGGCCGAGGCCGCGCGCCAGCTCGGAAAGTCGGACGACGAAGAGCACTGGTCAGCACTGGCGGAGCGGACACAGTCCGCGTTCACACAGCACTACGTGGACGAGACCGGCTGGATTCAATCCGATTGCGCAACGGTGTATGCCCTCGCGATCGCCTTCGGCCTGTTGGACGGCACGACTCGGAAGCTGGCCGGTGACCGTCTCGCCGAGTTGGTGGTCCAGTCGGACTATCGAGTGACGACCGGATTCGCGGGCACCCCATTCGTGACGTGGGCGCTGTCCCTGACCGGGCACGTCGACGAGGCGTACCGCCTCCTGCTCGAGCGCGAGTGCCCCTCCTGGCTGTACTCCGTGACGATGGGAGCCACCACGATCTGGGAGCGATGGGACTCCATGCTCCCGGACGGCTCGATCAACGCGGGTGAGATGACCAGCTTCAACCACTATGCCCTGGGCGCGGTGGCCGACTGGATCTACCAAGTCGTCGGTGGCATTCGACCGGCCGCCCCCGGCTACGCGCGAGTCCGGATCGAACCTCAGCCCGGTCCCGGCATCGACTGGGTGGAGACGTCCTACGACAGCATCCACGGAACGATCAACTGCGCATGGAAAGTGGTCGCAGACACCTTCGAGCTTGCCGTGTCCATCCCCGAGGGGATTCCCGCGGATGTCATCCTGCCCGACGGCCGCGTTCTCGAAGTCGTGGGAGGGTCCCACGACTTCCGAAGCGCATTCGCCGCGACGGAGGTAAGCCGATGA
- a CDS encoding glycoside hydrolase family 1 protein translates to MMEDGRDFPEEFLWGAATAAHQVEGSNVNSDWWAFEHDPHTASVESSGDGIDHYARFADDFALLASLGHTAHRLSIEWARIEPAPGEFSAAQLAHYRRVLTAVRDNGMTAFVTLHHFTLPRWFADRGGWTAPDAIDRFEQYVRHVCVGLGDLLEHVCTINEPQMVALHGYLEGYHPPGVTNPTLWKRVGRTLLAAHRAAVRIVHETTGATTGLVVQLPLLAPAREDDVTGQFCAQMQAEIVDLYIDGLAADPVDAGDWLGVQYYRKNWVDPASPTIFAPPPPGVPTTQMGWAIHPDGLRVMLHRAADARLPIYVTENGIATEDDLERISYLDGHLRAVAAARAEGVDVRGYLHWSAFDNFEWSEGYRPKFGLIAVDRHHDYARTPKPSAHALARVARTGRIDALHDQHLTPEAT, encoded by the coding sequence ATGATGGAAGACGGCAGAGACTTCCCCGAAGAATTCCTCTGGGGGGCGGCAACGGCTGCGCACCAGGTCGAGGGGAGCAACGTCAACTCCGACTGGTGGGCATTCGAGCATGATCCGCACACCGCGAGCGTCGAGTCTTCTGGCGACGGCATCGACCACTACGCCCGCTTCGCGGATGACTTCGCGCTTCTGGCCAGCCTCGGCCACACCGCGCACCGCCTGTCGATCGAGTGGGCGCGAATCGAACCAGCCCCAGGTGAGTTCAGTGCGGCACAGCTCGCTCACTATCGCCGCGTCCTCACGGCAGTGCGTGATAACGGCATGACGGCATTCGTCACGCTCCACCACTTCACCCTCCCTCGATGGTTCGCAGATCGCGGCGGATGGACCGCCCCTGATGCCATTGACCGCTTCGAGCAGTACGTCCGCCACGTCTGCGTGGGACTCGGCGACCTGCTCGAACACGTGTGCACCATCAACGAACCGCAGATGGTCGCTCTGCACGGCTACCTCGAGGGATACCATCCGCCCGGCGTGACGAATCCGACCCTATGGAAGCGAGTCGGACGGACGCTCTTGGCTGCCCACCGAGCGGCAGTTCGAATTGTCCACGAAACGACCGGCGCCACCACCGGACTCGTCGTTCAACTGCCTCTCCTGGCACCCGCCCGCGAGGACGACGTGACAGGCCAGTTCTGCGCGCAGATGCAGGCAGAGATCGTCGACTTGTACATCGACGGGCTGGCTGCGGACCCTGTCGATGCCGGCGATTGGCTCGGGGTCCAGTACTACCGAAAGAACTGGGTCGATCCCGCGAGTCCCACGATCTTCGCCCCGCCACCGCCGGGGGTCCCGACGACGCAGATGGGGTGGGCGATCCATCCCGACGGACTTCGCGTCATGCTCCACCGCGCAGCGGACGCGCGCCTCCCGATCTACGTCACCGAGAACGGAATCGCGACCGAGGACGACCTCGAGCGCATCTCCTACCTCGACGGGCACCTGCGCGCCGTGGCCGCCGCCCGCGCGGAGGGCGTGGATGTGCGTGGCTACCTGCACTGGTCAGCCTTCGACAACTTCGAATGGTCCGAAGGCTACCGACCCAAATTCGGGCTCATCGCGGTCGACAGGCACCACGACTACGCACGCACCCCCAAACCCAGCGCCCACGCCCTTGCACGCGTCGCACGCACCGGTCGCATCGACGCGCTCCACGACCAGCACCTCACCCCGGAGGCGACATGA
- a CDS encoding alpha/beta fold hydrolase has product MKISRRLTASNPRGTLVLLPSLGCSTRMWDPALAELAWRDRLDVVLLDLPGHGDAAPGEPETVQDLASATLAALDASMGLGPVVVAGVSLGGAIAVECARLNGSIAGIASFASALHFGTARGWAQLEAAAQADQTAAFDPTGTTRGWFTNGFIASQPHAVARAMHDLARVDVGSYVACCRALSRYDARGRVAALETRGIAVGGAADVATPAAQMRMLAREAPGFRYHELPGAHLAVIENASEAAWYLDQLLDATIGEERGGAQR; this is encoded by the coding sequence CCACACGGATGTGGGACCCGGCTCTCGCTGAGCTCGCCTGGCGTGACCGTCTCGACGTCGTGCTGCTGGACCTTCCCGGTCATGGGGACGCCGCGCCCGGGGAACCCGAGACGGTGCAAGATCTTGCCAGCGCAACTCTGGCCGCGCTCGACGCCTCCATGGGTCTCGGGCCCGTGGTGGTAGCGGGGGTGTCACTGGGGGGCGCGATCGCGGTCGAGTGCGCGAGACTGAACGGCTCGATCGCCGGCATTGCGAGTTTCGCGAGCGCTCTCCACTTCGGCACTGCGCGAGGGTGGGCGCAGCTCGAAGCGGCGGCGCAGGCCGATCAGACCGCCGCCTTTGATCCCACGGGCACCACGAGAGGGTGGTTCACGAACGGGTTCATCGCGTCGCAGCCCCATGCTGTCGCACGTGCGATGCACGATCTTGCTCGAGTAGACGTCGGATCGTATGTCGCGTGCTGTCGAGCTCTCTCTCGATACGACGCGCGAGGCCGGGTCGCCGCACTCGAAACCCGCGGCATAGCCGTCGGAGGAGCGGCTGACGTCGCCACCCCAGCCGCTCAGATGAGAATGCTCGCTCGCGAGGCCCCCGGCTTTCGATACCACGAACTGCCCGGAGCCCACCTCGCCGTCATCGAGAATGCCTCCGAGGCTGCCTGGTACCTGGATCAACTCCTTGACGCGACCATCGGTGAGGAGCGGGGAGGGGCTCAGAGATGA
- a CDS encoding serine hydrolase domain-containing protein, with translation MTALDGPVDDRFEPVQRLFASYLEADPAYSAQLAIWHRGRLVVDLAGGAALRRDSLTGVFSVTKGVAGLVMATLIATGELDLALPVAQYWPEFASRGKDAITVGDLLAHRAGLPALAGGTFGLDEILEASDRGAARLARQAPIWTPGSAFGYHALTIGILMEELVRRVTGRTLQAVYEQDIRAPRNADFFLGLPAGEESRYVPLAPAILSAEQEREVAARPPIDALASAVFNNVDAPEDLSERGTSTNNPRVRRAGPSAIGGVGSARGLATLYADALPSAQRPLASADVFADMATQRSWGQDRVLDVPNCFGAVFLLPQPRMPYGGLGAFGHDGAAGALAFADPKADLAFGYIPWPRQHPGGADYRSVQLARAAAECAHES, from the coding sequence ATGACCGCTCTCGACGGACCCGTTGACGATCGATTCGAGCCGGTGCAGCGACTCTTCGCTTCGTACCTGGAGGCGGACCCGGCGTACAGTGCCCAGCTGGCTATCTGGCATCGTGGACGACTCGTCGTCGACCTGGCCGGCGGAGCGGCCCTCCGGCGCGACTCCCTCACAGGGGTGTTCTCGGTGACGAAGGGCGTCGCTGGCCTCGTCATGGCGACGCTCATCGCGACCGGAGAGCTCGACCTCGCCCTGCCTGTGGCGCAGTACTGGCCCGAATTCGCATCGCGTGGGAAGGACGCGATCACCGTCGGCGACCTGCTCGCCCACCGCGCCGGGCTCCCTGCCCTGGCGGGCGGCACCTTCGGGCTGGATGAGATCCTCGAAGCGTCCGACCGTGGAGCCGCGCGCCTCGCCCGCCAGGCGCCGATCTGGACTCCCGGCTCGGCGTTCGGCTACCACGCTCTGACGATCGGCATCCTCATGGAGGAGCTCGTTCGCCGCGTCACCGGCCGAACGCTCCAGGCGGTCTACGAGCAAGACATTCGCGCACCGCGAAACGCGGACTTCTTCCTCGGGCTACCTGCTGGTGAGGAGAGCCGATACGTCCCCCTCGCGCCCGCCATCCTCTCGGCCGAACAAGAGCGAGAAGTAGCTGCGCGTCCCCCGATCGACGCGCTGGCGAGCGCCGTGTTCAACAACGTCGACGCCCCGGAAGATCTCAGCGAGCGCGGCACGAGCACGAACAATCCCCGTGTTCGCCGTGCCGGCCCCAGCGCGATCGGCGGGGTGGGCTCAGCGCGAGGACTGGCCACGCTGTACGCGGACGCGCTTCCCTCGGCACAGCGCCCGCTTGCCTCGGCTGACGTGTTCGCGGATATGGCAACGCAGCGGTCCTGGGGTCAGGATCGGGTCCTCGATGTTCCGAATTGCTTCGGCGCCGTGTTCCTCCTCCCGCAGCCGCGCATGCCGTACGGCGGACTGGGGGCCTTCGGGCACGACGGCGCCGCCGGTGCCCTCGCCTTCGCGGACCCGAAAGCCGATCTCGCGTTCGGCTACATTCCATGGCCGCGCCAGCACCCGGGTGGCGCGGACTATCGGTCCGTGCAGCTTGCGCGCGCCGCGGCGGAGTGCGCTCACGAATCGTGA